The following proteins come from a genomic window of Corallococcus sp. NCRR:
- a CDS encoding serine hydrolase domain-containing protein, with amino-acid sequence MSQHPIANLQAVLDDGVELGIFPSAQAVVLHKGMQVFGGVAGKVTGDTRFDLASLTKAMSTTALFLRLWTEGKVGPDTLVSRYFPGSPAGDAGVTVADLLYHRSGLPAFVPFFADALKAHPELLDAGCPASVRAQVHADVLHAAAATPLDAPVRTKSVYSDVGFILLGDILARAGGAPLDVLFHRHVAEPLDLKARFHRLTDFPADGATAPTGAMRPREPAPGQESLWKDVPSHPSRPAEVDDDNAWVLDGVAGHAGLFGTAVDVARFGQAVLEGAAGTHAAIAPGPLWHRALATDPLVAGSTRSMGFDSPSKGHSSAGRFIGDTPPGAVGHLGFTGTSLWVDLRRSLVVALITNRVAQGRQDLRIRDFRPAFHELVVEALDLHVLP; translated from the coding sequence ATGAGCCAGCACCCCATCGCCAACCTCCAGGCCGTGCTCGATGACGGCGTGGAGCTGGGCATCTTCCCCTCCGCCCAGGCCGTGGTGCTCCACAAGGGCATGCAGGTCTTCGGCGGCGTCGCCGGCAAGGTGACGGGCGACACGCGCTTCGACCTCGCGTCCCTCACCAAGGCCATGTCCACCACGGCGCTCTTCCTGCGCCTGTGGACCGAGGGCAAGGTGGGCCCGGACACGCTCGTGTCCCGCTACTTCCCCGGCTCGCCCGCGGGCGACGCGGGCGTCACCGTCGCGGACCTGCTCTACCACCGCTCCGGTCTGCCGGCCTTCGTCCCGTTCTTCGCGGACGCGCTCAAGGCCCATCCGGAGCTGCTCGACGCCGGCTGCCCTGCCTCCGTCCGCGCGCAGGTCCACGCGGACGTCCTGCATGCCGCCGCGGCCACGCCGCTCGATGCCCCCGTGCGGACGAAGTCCGTGTACAGCGACGTGGGCTTCATCCTCCTGGGGGACATCCTCGCCCGCGCCGGTGGCGCACCGCTGGACGTGCTCTTCCACCGCCACGTCGCGGAGCCGCTGGACCTGAAGGCCCGCTTCCACCGCCTCACCGACTTCCCCGCAGACGGCGCCACCGCGCCCACCGGCGCCATGCGTCCGCGCGAGCCCGCTCCTGGCCAGGAGTCGCTGTGGAAGGACGTGCCTTCCCATCCGTCCCGCCCCGCGGAGGTGGATGACGACAACGCCTGGGTGCTGGACGGCGTCGCGGGACACGCGGGCCTCTTCGGCACCGCCGTGGACGTGGCCCGCTTTGGCCAGGCCGTGCTGGAGGGCGCCGCGGGCACGCATGCCGCGATTGCTCCGGGGCCTTTGTGGCACCGCGCGCTCGCCACGGATCCGCTCGTCGCGGGCAGCACCCGCTCCATGGGCTTCGACTCTCCTTCGAAGGGCCACTCCAGCGCGGGCCGCTTCATTGGCGACACGCCTCCGGGCGCGGTGGGCCACCTGGGCTTCACCGGCACCAGCCTCTGGGTGGACCTGAGGCGGTCGCTCGTCGTCGCGCTCATCACCAACCGCGTGGCCCAGGGCCGTCAGGACCTGCGCATCCGCGACTTCCGCCCCGCCTTCCACGAGCTCGTCGTGGAGGCGCTCGACCTCCACGTCCTCCCCTGA
- a CDS encoding TlpA family protein disulfide reductase has product MRRPFLLSLGALAFAMGCASSSASSLPPLTDRTGDGARSSSSALESSNKGPGQPLVFQVKRYPDNSPYDLKSDRGQVVLLDVWATWCEPCKDALPMYAQLQKEYGSRGFKAYALNVDEDVRAIPPFLEEAKVEVPILLDANALVSERLLKVRLMPTTFLIDRKGVIRHVHEGFAEEFLQQFQTEIEQLLAEPAS; this is encoded by the coding sequence ATGCGCCGTCCATTCCTCCTCTCGCTGGGAGCCCTGGCGTTCGCCATGGGCTGTGCCTCGTCGTCGGCCTCGTCACTGCCGCCGCTCACGGACCGCACCGGTGACGGGGCGCGCTCCAGCAGCTCCGCACTGGAGTCGTCGAACAAGGGCCCGGGCCAGCCGCTCGTGTTCCAGGTGAAGCGCTACCCGGACAACAGCCCGTACGACTTGAAGAGCGACCGCGGGCAGGTCGTCCTGCTGGACGTGTGGGCCACGTGGTGCGAGCCCTGCAAGGACGCGCTGCCCATGTACGCGCAGCTGCAGAAGGAGTACGGCTCGCGCGGCTTCAAGGCCTACGCCCTCAACGTGGACGAGGACGTGCGCGCCATTCCTCCCTTCCTTGAGGAGGCGAAGGTGGAGGTGCCCATCCTCCTGGACGCCAACGCGCTGGTGTCCGAGCGCCTGCTGAAGGTGCGGCTGATGCCCACCACCTTCCTCATTGATCGCAAGGGCGTCATCCGGCACGTGCACGAGGGCTTCGCCGAGGAGTTCCTCCAGCAATTCCAGACGGAAATCGAGCAGCTGCTCGCCGAGCCCGCCTCCTAG
- a CDS encoding polysaccharide biosynthesis/export family protein: MRPSRLRFVLPVLLAVLAACHADTRPPPPPPTPAASMQTAAKSGDSLGAGDVVEVRVFQEPEHSGTWRVSPEGTIDYPLCGKVALSGLTASAAADALRDCLARYLRRPQVSVLVREYNSQKIFVFGEVQKPGTFPVTGEVSIIQAITLAGGFTKLAAKNNTLVTRVVDGQERKIRVPVEDIGVGRERNFLLQAGDIVFVPESFF; the protein is encoded by the coding sequence ATGCGTCCCTCGCGGCTCCGCTTCGTCCTGCCGGTCCTCCTCGCGGTGTTGGCGGCGTGTCACGCGGACACGCGCCCGCCGCCGCCTCCGCCCACGCCCGCCGCGTCGATGCAGACCGCCGCGAAGTCCGGGGACAGCCTGGGCGCCGGGGACGTGGTGGAGGTGCGCGTCTTCCAGGAGCCCGAGCACTCCGGCACCTGGCGCGTGTCGCCGGAAGGCACCATCGACTATCCGCTGTGCGGCAAGGTGGCGCTGTCCGGCCTCACCGCCAGCGCCGCGGCGGACGCGCTGCGCGACTGTCTGGCGCGCTACCTGCGCCGCCCGCAGGTGTCCGTGCTGGTGCGGGAGTACAACTCGCAGAAGATCTTCGTCTTCGGTGAAGTGCAGAAGCCCGGCACCTTCCCCGTCACCGGCGAGGTCTCCATCATCCAGGCCATTACGCTGGCCGGTGGCTTCACCAAGCTGGCGGCGAAGAACAACACGCTCGTCACGCGCGTGGTGGACGGGCAGGAGCGCAAGATTCGCGTGCCCGTGGAGGACATTGGCGTGGGCCGCGAGCGCAACTTCCTGCTCCAGGCCGGCGACATCGTCTTCGTGCCGGAGAGCTTCTTCTAG
- a CDS encoding RsmB/NOP family class I SAM-dependent RNA methyltransferase: MSEALARVLSGDPAERVLDRTLRSHRDLSREGRQALKEAVFNVGLWRRHLAFLLDSPDLSPSQLLFALLHGLVGVPASEAASWAGLEAPVPLRTGTPPSLALRASLPDWLADHFARELGAEAEDFCAHLNVPGPITLRVNPARISREALASRLASEGVSTRPGSWSPLALQVDGPRPNLYALPSLREGLFEIQDEGSQLLGLLVEARPGETVLDLCAGAGGKTLQLGAAMKDSGRLLAYDPDAERLDRLQQRASRAGLTRVQVLRTPPSPGLNADRVLADAPCSELGSLRRGPDLRFRLTPDSLSRYTAVQRDILARAGDVVRPGGRVVYATCTVNRAENQDVVADFLRSRPDFRAVTPGAGWLPDACVQDGFLLVTPHRHGTDGFFAAVLERGTAG; the protein is encoded by the coding sequence GTGTCCGAGGCGCTTGCCCGCGTCCTCTCGGGCGACCCCGCCGAGCGCGTCCTCGACAGGACCCTGCGCTCTCACCGTGACCTGTCCCGCGAGGGACGCCAGGCGCTGAAGGAGGCCGTCTTCAACGTGGGCCTCTGGCGCCGCCACCTGGCGTTCCTCCTGGACTCGCCGGATCTGTCGCCCTCCCAGCTCCTCTTCGCGCTGCTGCATGGGCTCGTAGGCGTTCCCGCCTCGGAGGCCGCGTCTTGGGCGGGGCTGGAAGCTCCGGTGCCCTTGCGGACCGGGACGCCCCCGTCGCTGGCGCTCCGGGCCTCGTTGCCGGACTGGCTCGCGGACCACTTCGCCCGTGAGCTGGGGGCGGAGGCGGAGGACTTCTGCGCCCACCTCAACGTCCCGGGCCCCATCACGCTGCGGGTGAATCCGGCCCGCATCTCCCGTGAAGCCCTGGCCTCGCGCTTGGCCTCCGAGGGCGTCTCGACCCGCCCTGGCTCCTGGAGCCCGCTGGCCCTTCAGGTCGACGGGCCCCGACCGAACCTCTACGCCCTGCCTTCCCTTCGTGAGGGTCTGTTCGAGATTCAGGACGAAGGCAGCCAACTCCTGGGGCTGCTCGTGGAGGCTAGGCCCGGGGAGACCGTGCTGGACCTGTGCGCCGGGGCAGGGGGCAAGACGCTCCAACTGGGCGCGGCCATGAAGGACTCCGGCCGGCTGCTTGCCTATGACCCGGATGCGGAGCGGCTGGACCGGCTCCAGCAACGCGCCTCCCGGGCCGGGCTCACCCGCGTCCAGGTGCTACGGACGCCTCCGTCACCGGGGCTCAACGCCGACCGTGTCCTCGCGGATGCTCCTTGTTCCGAGCTGGGCTCGCTCCGCCGGGGGCCGGATCTCCGCTTTCGGCTCACCCCGGACTCGCTCTCCCGGTACACCGCCGTCCAGCGCGACATCCTGGCCCGCGCTGGTGACGTCGTGCGCCCTGGTGGCCGGGTCGTCTACGCGACCTGCACCGTCAACCGCGCGGAGAACCAGGACGTGGTCGCGGACTTCCTCCGCTCCCGTCCTGACTTCCGGGCCGTTACCCCTGGCGCCGGGTGGCTTCCAGACGCTTGCGTCCAGGACGGGTTCCTCCTCGTCACCCCGCACCGTCACGGGACGGACGGGTTCTTCGCGGCGGTGCTCGAACGCGGCACGGCGGGGTAG
- a CDS encoding fascin domain-containing protein, whose translation MDSSLKQWVLFLMALCVLVPGTNEASPLKISLQSDQGTYFSRCNNCQKDANGALPDTVTTHVTTAAEPYSQFQLVLVGNGKVALKADNGKFVGRCNNCIEGGSTPDSVTVHVTDATPPAYAQFSIETLSNGKYALKADNGKYVARCNNCSPGAATANTVTAHATNPNSEPFAQWTIKPIFPPGTKLSFKSSGGKYISRCGGCQNMTNSSIYSTVTAHNGALASPFTDFEVVDTGNGKYAFKADNGSFVARCGGGCVVGSPRDMLAVHVPNASGAYSQFKFLLLNNGMWGIQADSGKYADSCTNCSPNASVNITVTVTATTPNTQANAQWDVAYVP comes from the coding sequence ATGGATTCATCGCTGAAGCAGTGGGTGCTGTTCTTGATGGCACTGTGCGTGCTGGTGCCGGGAACGAACGAGGCGTCACCGCTGAAGATCTCGCTGCAATCTGACCAGGGGACCTACTTCTCGCGGTGCAATAACTGTCAGAAAGACGCGAACGGCGCGCTCCCTGACACCGTCACCACCCATGTCACGACGGCGGCTGAGCCCTACAGCCAGTTCCAGCTGGTGCTCGTCGGCAACGGCAAGGTCGCGCTCAAGGCCGACAATGGCAAGTTCGTGGGCCGCTGTAACAACTGCATCGAAGGGGGCAGTACACCTGATTCCGTGACGGTGCACGTCACCGACGCCACCCCGCCGGCCTACGCCCAGTTCTCGATTGAGACGTTGTCCAACGGTAAGTACGCGCTCAAGGCCGACAACGGGAAGTACGTTGCGCGTTGCAACAACTGCTCGCCGGGCGCCGCCACGGCCAACACTGTCACTGCGCACGCCACGAATCCCAACAGCGAGCCTTTTGCCCAGTGGACCATCAAGCCGATCTTCCCGCCGGGCACCAAGCTCTCCTTCAAGTCCAGTGGCGGCAAATACATCTCGCGCTGCGGCGGATGCCAGAACATGACGAACAGCAGCATCTACAGCACCGTCACAGCCCACAATGGAGCCCTTGCCAGCCCATTCACCGATTTCGAAGTGGTGGACACGGGCAACGGGAAGTATGCCTTCAAGGCGGACAACGGAAGCTTCGTAGCTCGATGCGGGGGCGGGTGTGTCGTGGGGTCCCCCAGGGACATGCTGGCAGTACATGTCCCCAATGCGAGCGGGGCGTACTCCCAGTTCAAATTCCTGCTATTGAACAATGGCATGTGGGGCATCCAAGCCGACAGCGGCAAGTACGCGGACAGTTGCACGAACTGCTCTCCGAATGCATCCGTGAACATCACCGTCACGGTGACGGCCACGACTCCGAACACCCAGGCCAACGCCCAGTGGGATGTCGCTTACGTGCCCTGA
- a CDS encoding S66 peptidase family protein — MKRCVRWLKPLPLRPRDTVQVVAPAGPFEQAPFEAGLRILSERYSPVVRPDIGASHRYLAGDDSRRQEELSHAFLDRASRAIFCARGGYGSSRLLPELPIDKAGPVAFTGFSDLTSIHCALQALHRVSIHAPVLTQLGRQSTQVHDYLFRLLESSEAPPPLTGNATYVPGTAEGVLVGGNLSVFSRLLGTPYMPPLDGAVLLLEDVTERPYRIDRMWTHLRLAGVFSRVRGIVLGDFTACEEKDANYSSADVLRELARDAKVPCAAGFPIGHGAINYPVALGTHVRLDADAARLTFLEGAVSPG, encoded by the coding sequence ATGAAGCGCTGCGTGCGTTGGCTCAAGCCCCTTCCGCTCCGTCCCCGCGACACGGTGCAGGTCGTCGCCCCCGCGGGTCCCTTCGAACAGGCCCCCTTCGAGGCAGGCCTGCGCATCCTCTCCGAGCGCTACTCCCCGGTGGTCCGGCCCGATATCGGCGCCTCTCACCGCTACCTCGCCGGGGATGACTCCCGCCGACAGGAGGAGCTGTCTCACGCGTTCCTCGACCGCGCCTCCCGCGCCATCTTCTGCGCCCGCGGTGGCTATGGCAGCTCCCGCCTGTTGCCGGAGCTGCCCATCGACAAGGCCGGCCCGGTCGCCTTCACCGGCTTCTCCGACCTGACGTCCATCCACTGCGCGCTCCAGGCCCTGCACCGCGTCTCCATCCACGCGCCCGTGCTCACGCAGCTGGGCCGCCAGTCGACCCAGGTCCACGACTATCTCTTCCGCCTCCTCGAATCCTCGGAGGCCCCGCCGCCCCTCACCGGCAACGCCACCTATGTCCCCGGCACCGCCGAGGGCGTCCTCGTGGGCGGCAACCTGTCCGTGTTCTCCCGGCTCCTGGGCACGCCGTACATGCCGCCGCTCGATGGCGCCGTGCTCCTCCTGGAGGACGTCACCGAGCGCCCCTACCGCATCGATCGCATGTGGACCCATCTGCGGCTCGCCGGGGTCTTCTCCCGCGTGCGTGGCATCGTCCTGGGTGACTTCACCGCCTGTGAGGAGAAGGACGCGAACTACTCCAGCGCGGACGTGCTCCGGGAGCTGGCGCGCGACGCGAAGGTGCCCTGCGCCGCGGGCTTCCCCATCGGCCATGGCGCCATCAACTACCCCGTGGCCTTGGGCACCCACGTGCGCCTGGACGCGGACGCCGCGCGCCTCACGTTCCTCGAAGGCGCGGTGAGCCCGGGATGA
- the mpl gene encoding UDP-N-acetylmuramate:L-alanyl-gamma-D-glutamyl-meso-diaminopimelate ligase, which yields MADDNGNVLDSLDPKSVRRIHLVGVAGTGMGSFAGMLKAAGYDVTGSDENVYPPMSDMLRTWGIPVSTPYAPANLDSARPDLVIIGNVIRRVNPEATAVRERGLKQMSFPAALGTLFLDRSHSVVVAGTHGKTTTSSLMAHVLVAAGKDPSFLVGGVTQNYAGNYRVGKGPHFVVEGDEYDTAYWDKGSKFLHYRPRTAIVTSVEFDHADIFRDLPHYEATFEKFVRLVPKDGQLVVCAAYPNAVRIARGGTAPVSTYVAKEDADADYTPKNLSFGPEGARFNVVEKGQDLGTVTLPLSGAHNVENALAVIAAARGLGLTFAEIQQGLSTFQGVKRRQEVRAEIEGVLVVDDFAHHPTAVRETIAAIRHRYPDRRLWAIFEPRSNTSRRNIHQEDYAHAFPGASRASLKVPERHDKVPEGEELNVPKLIEALKGQGIAADGATDVQTLVDRVAAEAKSGDVLLVMSNGAFGGFIEKLLTALKARAGKGT from the coding sequence ATGGCTGACGACAACGGCAACGTCCTCGACTCACTCGACCCGAAGTCCGTGCGCCGCATCCACCTGGTGGGCGTGGCCGGCACCGGCATGGGCTCCTTCGCCGGCATGCTCAAGGCCGCCGGCTACGACGTCACCGGCAGCGACGAGAACGTCTACCCGCCCATGAGCGACATGCTCCGCACGTGGGGCATCCCCGTCAGCACGCCGTACGCGCCCGCCAACCTGGACTCGGCCAGGCCGGACCTGGTCATCATCGGCAACGTCATCCGCCGCGTGAACCCGGAGGCCACCGCCGTGCGCGAACGGGGCCTCAAGCAGATGAGCTTCCCCGCAGCGCTGGGCACGCTCTTCCTGGACCGCTCGCACTCCGTCGTCGTGGCCGGCACGCACGGCAAGACGACGACGTCCTCGCTCATGGCCCACGTGCTGGTGGCCGCGGGCAAGGACCCGAGCTTCCTCGTGGGCGGCGTCACCCAGAACTACGCGGGCAACTACCGCGTGGGGAAGGGCCCGCACTTCGTCGTGGAAGGTGACGAGTACGACACCGCCTACTGGGACAAGGGCTCCAAGTTCCTCCACTACCGCCCGCGCACCGCCATCGTCACCAGCGTGGAGTTCGACCACGCGGACATCTTCCGCGACCTGCCCCACTACGAGGCCACGTTCGAGAAGTTCGTGCGCCTGGTGCCCAAGGACGGTCAGTTGGTCGTCTGCGCCGCGTACCCGAACGCCGTGCGCATCGCGCGCGGAGGCACCGCGCCCGTCAGCACCTACGTGGCCAAGGAGGACGCGGACGCGGACTACACGCCCAAGAACCTCTCCTTCGGTCCCGAGGGCGCCCGCTTCAACGTCGTGGAGAAGGGCCAGGACCTGGGCACCGTGACGCTGCCCCTGTCCGGCGCGCACAACGTGGAGAACGCGCTCGCGGTCATCGCCGCCGCGCGCGGCCTGGGGCTCACGTTCGCTGAAATCCAGCAGGGCCTGTCCACCTTCCAGGGCGTGAAGCGCCGCCAGGAGGTGCGCGCGGAGATTGAGGGCGTGCTCGTGGTGGACGACTTCGCGCACCACCCCACCGCCGTGCGCGAGACCATCGCCGCCATCCGCCACCGCTACCCGGACCGGCGCCTGTGGGCCATCTTCGAGCCGCGCTCCAACACCAGCCGCCGCAACATCCACCAGGAGGACTACGCGCACGCCTTCCCCGGCGCCTCGCGCGCCAGCCTCAAGGTGCCCGAGCGCCACGACAAGGTGCCCGAGGGCGAAGAGCTCAACGTCCCCAAGCTCATCGAAGCGCTGAAGGGCCAGGGCATCGCCGCGGACGGCGCCACCGACGTGCAGACGCTGGTGGACCGCGTCGCTGCCGAGGCGAAGTCCGGTGACGTGCTGCTCGTCATGAGCAACGGCGCCTTCGGGGGCTTCATCGAGAAGCTGCTCACCGCCCTGAAGGCCCGGGCGGGGAAGGGGACCTGA
- a CDS encoding inositol monophosphatase family protein, producing the protein MAHETETPAALRRTAEEGARMAGRILRERFPQHRTIEFKGGIDLVTDADRASEDALLDFLRQRHPHHAILAEESGATQGTDTFRWIVDPLDGTTNYSHQVPHFCVSVAVEGPEGTVAGAVYDPMRDELFSSAKGEGATLNDVPLKASHTATLERALLCTGFPYDVRERPDLPVGLFSQLILLAQGMRRTGSAALDLAYVAAGRFDGYFEFGLKPWDIAAGGLLVAEAGGVIVHIDGRPFDVLKGDVLASGANLAPQLMTQAKRFLDEIGWTSRD; encoded by the coding sequence ATGGCCCACGAAACGGAAACGCCCGCCGCGCTGCGCCGCACCGCGGAGGAGGGCGCCCGCATGGCCGGCCGCATCCTCCGGGAGCGCTTCCCCCAGCACCGCACCATCGAGTTCAAGGGCGGCATCGACCTGGTCACGGACGCGGACCGCGCCTCCGAGGATGCGCTGCTGGACTTCCTGCGCCAGCGCCACCCGCACCACGCCATCCTCGCGGAGGAGAGCGGTGCCACGCAGGGCACGGACACGTTCCGGTGGATCGTGGATCCGCTGGACGGCACGACCAACTATTCGCACCAGGTGCCGCACTTCTGCGTCAGCGTGGCGGTGGAGGGCCCGGAGGGCACTGTCGCGGGCGCCGTCTACGACCCCATGCGCGACGAGCTCTTCTCCTCCGCGAAGGGTGAGGGCGCCACGCTCAACGACGTGCCCCTGAAGGCCAGCCACACGGCCACGCTGGAGCGGGCGCTGCTGTGCACGGGCTTCCCCTACGACGTGCGCGAGCGCCCGGACCTGCCCGTGGGCCTCTTCTCCCAGCTCATCCTCCTGGCGCAGGGCATGCGCCGCACCGGCAGCGCCGCGCTGGACCTGGCGTACGTCGCGGCCGGCCGCTTCGACGGCTACTTCGAGTTCGGCCTCAAGCCCTGGGACATCGCCGCGGGCGGCCTGCTGGTGGCGGAGGCCGGCGGCGTCATCGTGCACATCGACGGGCGGCCCTTCGACGTGCTCAAGGGCGACGTGCTGGCGAGCGGCGCGAACCTGGCGCCCCAGCTCATGACCCAGGCGAAGCGATTCCTGGATGAAATCGGCTGGACGTCGCGCGACTAG
- a CDS encoding serine/threonine-protein kinase: MPGRGLVNRYTVLDLLGEGGMGRVYSAYDARLDRRVALKLVHSREVHPGRDGLAGVRMVREAQSMARLNHPHVVAVYDAGTLEDGSVFIAMEYIQGQTLRQWCQHTPSRPWRAVVQAYLAAGRGLAAAHAAGLVHRDFKPDNVLVGEDGRVRVTDFGLARAGAAPGPEAPPVTAIPLSALATSLTLPGSVLGTPAYMAPELLQGQPANLRSDVYAFCASLHEALYGRVPFALDSLSSLLDPAQERKRPSPPPDSQVPTWVFRALVQGLHPEPSQRPDSLEQVLRRLEEDPQAWRRAGLRMGALAATVALLAGGAVALWARFQGPGCDNLAHRLDGVWDAQVRGRVTQALQGTGLTYAEDTAKRVERLLDGYAQAWVKQRVEVCEAAGGPEAALRQPRSLALLREACLDRRRNQLHALTQLLGRGPDPELGAQAVQVAQALPPLEYCADAQALLAAVPPPEDPQTRARVEALQARVDPLAVLHSAGKYQEGLALSEQLLPQVEPLGYAPLQARTLLLRARLQEGAGDYKASEATARQAISVAARGADAVLAAQAWSLVLLLVGPREARLQDAVLLEPLVETVVELSHDDDTRAEFLKTRGMLLDTAGKYAEAKENYDRALAVQEKLFGANHLKVADTLTEVGNVLRHMGRYTEAKARIERALTIQQEVVGPTHLNVARALALLGNVYQEMGEYQEAQRRDEQALGMMEQILGPEHLQTGILLQYLGNVLLDLGEYAEARRRHERSLTLLKKALGPEHPYVSMSLASLGLALAGLGRNEEARVILERALTRQEKGFGPEHPYTAMLFANLGKVLADLGRDEAARALQERAVAALKKALGPTHPIAFNAVSLLGRTLTKLGRYEEAQRQLEHALVLQEESQTQIGRAEPLTGLGLLHLARGRPADAVPVLEQALGGPTAQADPEIRFALARALWDSKQDRPRALELATHARERWRLQGHTPHVTEVSQWLDARR; encoded by the coding sequence GTGCCCGGACGCGGCCTGGTGAACCGCTACACGGTGTTGGACCTCCTGGGCGAGGGCGGCATGGGGCGGGTGTACTCCGCTTATGACGCGCGGTTGGATCGGCGTGTGGCCCTCAAGCTGGTGCATTCGCGCGAGGTCCACCCTGGCCGCGATGGGTTGGCGGGGGTCCGCATGGTGCGTGAGGCGCAGAGCATGGCGCGCCTCAATCACCCCCACGTGGTCGCGGTCTATGACGCGGGGACCCTCGAGGATGGCTCGGTCTTCATCGCCATGGAGTACATCCAGGGACAGACGTTGCGGCAGTGGTGCCAGCACACGCCGTCCCGGCCCTGGCGCGCGGTGGTCCAGGCCTATCTGGCCGCGGGGCGTGGGCTGGCCGCGGCGCACGCGGCGGGACTCGTCCACCGCGACTTCAAACCCGACAATGTCCTGGTGGGCGAGGACGGCCGGGTGCGCGTCACGGATTTTGGCCTGGCACGGGCCGGGGCCGCTCCGGGTCCCGAGGCTCCTCCCGTCACCGCCATCCCCTTGTCGGCGCTGGCCACCTCGCTCACCCTGCCGGGCTCTGTCCTGGGGACGCCCGCGTACATGGCTCCGGAGCTGCTCCAGGGCCAGCCCGCGAACCTGCGCAGTGACGTGTATGCCTTTTGCGCTTCGCTCCACGAGGCGCTCTATGGACGGGTCCCCTTCGCCCTCGACTCATTGAGCTCGCTCCTCGACCCGGCGCAAGAGCGCAAGCGCCCGTCTCCCCCTCCGGATTCGCAGGTCCCCACCTGGGTCTTTCGTGCGCTGGTTCAGGGCCTGCATCCCGAGCCGTCGCAGCGGCCCGATTCCCTGGAACAGGTGCTGCGGCGGCTGGAGGAGGACCCCCAGGCGTGGCGCCGGGCGGGGCTGCGCATGGGCGCACTGGCGGCGACGGTGGCGCTGCTCGCGGGGGGCGCGGTCGCGTTGTGGGCGCGCTTCCAGGGCCCCGGCTGTGACAACCTGGCGCATCGCCTGGATGGAGTGTGGGACGCGCAGGTGAGGGGCCGCGTCACCCAGGCGCTCCAGGGCACGGGCCTGACGTACGCGGAGGACACCGCGAAACGCGTGGAGCGGCTGCTGGATGGATACGCCCAGGCCTGGGTGAAGCAGCGAGTCGAGGTGTGCGAGGCCGCGGGCGGGCCCGAGGCGGCGCTGCGGCAGCCTCGGAGCCTGGCGCTGCTGCGGGAGGCCTGCCTGGACCGGCGCCGCAATCAGTTGCACGCGTTGACCCAGCTGCTGGGGCGCGGGCCGGATCCGGAACTGGGGGCCCAGGCGGTGCAGGTGGCGCAGGCGCTGCCTCCGCTGGAGTACTGCGCGGATGCCCAGGCGCTGCTGGCGGCGGTGCCTCCCCCCGAGGATCCCCAGACACGAGCGCGGGTGGAGGCCTTGCAGGCGCGAGTGGACCCGCTGGCGGTGCTGCACTCGGCGGGCAAGTACCAGGAAGGGTTGGCGCTGAGCGAGCAGTTGCTTCCCCAGGTGGAACCCCTGGGCTACGCGCCGCTCCAGGCGCGCACCCTGCTGCTCCGGGCCCGCTTGCAGGAGGGCGCCGGTGACTACAAGGCCAGCGAGGCCACGGCGCGGCAGGCCATCTCCGTGGCCGCCCGTGGCGCGGATGCCGTGCTGGCCGCCCAGGCCTGGAGCCTGGTGCTGCTGCTCGTGGGACCTCGGGAAGCGCGTCTCCAGGACGCGGTGCTGCTGGAGCCCCTGGTGGAGACGGTCGTGGAGCTGTCCCACGACGACGACACCCGCGCCGAATTCCTCAAGACACGGGGCATGCTCCTGGACACCGCAGGCAAGTACGCGGAGGCGAAGGAGAACTATGACCGCGCCCTGGCCGTCCAGGAAAAGCTCTTTGGAGCAAATCACCTCAAGGTGGCCGATACCCTCACGGAGGTAGGCAATGTGCTCAGGCACATGGGCCGGTATACGGAGGCGAAGGCGCGGATCGAGCGCGCCCTGACCATCCAGCAGGAGGTCGTCGGTCCCACGCACCTGAACGTTGCCCGCGCATTGGCCCTCCTGGGCAACGTCTACCAGGAGATGGGCGAGTATCAGGAAGCCCAACGCCGGGACGAACAAGCCCTGGGCATGATGGAACAGATCCTGGGCCCCGAGCATCTCCAGACGGGAATCCTGCTTCAGTACCTGGGCAATGTCCTCCTCGACCTGGGAGAGTACGCAGAGGCCCGGCGCCGGCATGAGCGCAGCCTGACGCTCCTGAAGAAGGCGCTGGGCCCCGAGCACCCCTACGTCTCCATGTCTCTTGCCAGCCTGGGCCTCGCGTTGGCGGGCCTGGGTCGGAATGAAGAAGCGAGGGTCATCTTGGAGCGCGCGCTGACGCGCCAGGAGAAGGGCTTCGGTCCCGAGCACCCGTATACAGCGATGCTGTTCGCCAACCTGGGGAAGGTCCTCGCGGACCTGGGCAGGGATGAAGCGGCCAGGGCTCTCCAGGAGCGCGCCGTGGCGGCGCTCAAGAAGGCACTGGGGCCCACACATCCCATCGCTTTCAACGCGGTGAGCCTGCTGGGCCGGACCCTCACGAAGCTCGGAAGGTATGAAGAGGCACAGCGCCAGCTGGAGCACGCCCTGGTGCTGCAAGAAGAGTCTCAGACACAAATCGGGCGGGCGGAACCGCTGACGGGACTGGGATTGCTCCACCTGGCGCGCGGCAGGCCGGCTGACGCCGTGCCGGTCCTCGAACAGGCCCTGGGGGGCCCGACCGCTCAAGCGGACCCGGAGATTCGGTTCGCGCTGGCCCGGGCGCTCTGGGACTCGAAGCAGGACCGCCCCCGTGCCCTGGAACTGGCCACCCACGCTCGTGAGAGATGGCGCCTCCAGGGCCACACTCCCCATGTAACTGAAGTGTCACAGTGGCTGGATGCACGGCGTTGA